Genomic DNA from Nonomuraea rubra:
GTCGCGCCGAGCGACGCCCGCGACTACGCGCGAGCCATGGTGGGCCTGACCAAGCTCCAGCAGCAGTTCGGCGGGCAGGCCGGGCAGGAGCGGCTGATCCAGGAGTTCAGCTCCATCAAGCCCGTCTTCAACCCGCGCTTCGGCACGCTGAACGCGCAGCGCTCCGAGCAGAACCCGGCGCTGTTCGTCGACACCGGCAGGTTCGGCAAGGTCACCCAGCAGCAGGCGCAGCAGCCGGCCCAGGGCTGATCGTGCCGCTGATCGTCGTCACCACCTCGCCCAGGGTCGCGCCGGGCCTGCTGAGCCACCAGGCCTGGCAGGCGCTGCGCTCGGGCCCCGTGCTCACCGGCTCCGGCTCGCACCCGCAGCTGCCCTACCTGGCCGAGGCCGGGATCGAGGTCGAGGTCGTCGAGCCCGACCCGCGGGGGCTGGCCGTGCGCGCGGCGGGCGAGACCGTGGTGTGGCTGTCGGACCAGGACGGCGAGGACTTCATGCGCGCCGTCGGGCACGCCGCCGTCGCGCTCGACGAGCCGCCGCTGATCGAGGTCGTGCCCGGGTCGTACGACCTGCCGGGGGCTCGGGTGCTCGACCTCGTGGCGGTGATGGACCGGCTGCGTACGGAGTGCCCGTGGGATCGTAAGCAGACGCACGAGACGCTGGTGCCGTACCTGCTGGAAGAGGCCTACGAGGTGCTCGAGACGATCGAGCAGGGCGACTACCCCGCGCTCCGCGAGGAGCTGGGCGACCTGCTGCTGCAGGTGGTCTTCCACGCGCGGGTGGCCGAGGGCTTCGACATGGACGACGTGGCCGCCGGGATCGTGGAGAAGCTGGTCCGGCGGCATCCGCACGTGTTCGGCTCGGTGCGGGCCGAGAGCGCCGACGAGGTCAACGACAACTGGGAAGCGATCAAGGCGGCCGAGCGGGCGGCCAAGGGCCGCGAGTCGGTGCTCGACGGGGTCCCGATGGGGCAGCCGGCGCTGTCGCTGGCCGCGCAGCTCATGCGCAGGGCCGGGCGCGCCGGGGCGCCGGAGTCGCTGTCGGCCGCGGTCGGGCAGGGCGTCGCGCGGGAGCTGTTCGACCTGGTACGGCGGGCGGCCGAGGCCGGGCTGGACGCCGAGGCCGAGCTGCGGGCCGCGGCCCGGTCGTACCGGGAACGGGTCCGGGCGTGGGAGTCCACCACCGACTGAGCCCGGCGCTGCCGTACCGATAGGCTCTGATGGCATATCACCTTTCGATTTAGGAGCGCATCCCGTGGCTACCATCGAGGTCGTATACGCTCGCGAGATCCTCGACTCCCGGGGCAACCCCACGGTCGAGGTCGAGGTCGTGCTCGACGACGGCAGCAGCGGCCGCGCGGCCGTGCCGAGCGGTGCGTCCACCGGCCAGTTCGAGGCGGTCGAGCTGCGTGACGGCGGCAAGCGTTACGGCGGCAAGGGCGTGGAGAAGGCCGTCCTCGCGGTGACCGATGAGATCCAGGAGGAGATCAGCGGGATCGAGGCCGAGGACCAGCGCATCATCGACCAGATCATGATCGATCTGGACCGCACGCCCAACAAGGCCAAGCTCGGCGCCAACGCCATCCTGGGCGTCTCGCTGGCCGTGGCCAAGGCCGCCGCCGACAGCGCCGACCTGCCGCTCTTCCGCTACCTCGGCGGCCCCAACGCGCACGTGCTGCCCGTGCCGATGATGAACATCCTCAACGGCGGCGCGCACGCCGACACCAACGTGGACATCCAGGAGTTCATGATCGCGCCGATCGGCGCGGAGACGTTCCGCGAGGCCGTGCGCATGG
This window encodes:
- a CDS encoding MazG family protein — translated: MPLIVVTTSPRVAPGLLSHQAWQALRSGPVLTGSGSHPQLPYLAEAGIEVEVVEPDPRGLAVRAAGETVVWLSDQDGEDFMRAVGHAAVALDEPPLIEVVPGSYDLPGARVLDLVAVMDRLRTECPWDRKQTHETLVPYLLEEAYEVLETIEQGDYPALREELGDLLLQVVFHARVAEGFDMDDVAAGIVEKLVRRHPHVFGSVRAESADEVNDNWEAIKAAERAAKGRESVLDGVPMGQPALSLAAQLMRRAGRAGAPESLSAAVGQGVARELFDLVRRAAEAGLDAEAELRAAARSYRERVRAWESTTD